A single Larimichthys crocea isolate SSNF chromosome VIII, L_crocea_2.0, whole genome shotgun sequence DNA region contains:
- the plekhg4 gene encoding puratrophin-1 isoform X8, translating to MAWLDSVNREREQRGASRLERCVLSAHGDVFRVPWEDLVYPQFMSRPLASLKEDMESPVKDGDVLRDSDTSQDVKLLPSTKTDQSAASSEGEDSEGEYVELTELPLPRFSPQKGSLTQSISLQHRTSTSTHSSWTSTQPISHTGLKENIKENLKQDSSVILTPVSSSSSSAPPEGGGTSEEHRGGTESNRSPNTEPAESTELREEEEEREEEREVMVSVNEGREKEKQESRKDENVLLHTAEEGGEKEEEEEKESIETEGEDEAEQVEVKEEVQVIIVQQSHERTQEEEVMKEEERGGERLHKDEKTDSCRNTHSQDSYFENHALQTQTKDIYFENTLQTHSEDSNFERTRPQAPLEDSFCERNIQTHTEDSFCERNIQTHSEDSYCERNIQTHTEDSYCEKNTLQTYSEDSYCERNTLQTYSEDSYCERNTLQTHSEDSYCERNTLQTHSEDSYCERNTLQTHSEDSYCERNTLQTHSEDSYCERNTLQTHSEDSYCERNTLQTHSEDSYCERNMQTHSEDSYCERNIQTHTEDSYCEKNTLQTYSEDSYCERNTLQTHSEDSYCERNTLQTHSEDSYCERNTVQTHSEDSYCERNTRQTHSEDSYCERNMQTHSEDSYCERNMQTHSEDSTLNTPSKESENGQDTQEKKMEEEDKEEEEKSSCEEVGGGRTADLRTEDLSRQLTPVQSHDPGPTEPEPAAAFPQLDLSAAPTGRVQSSQPCFYRVLLSSGALCLPGTRDRSGRALLTVCTRNTVWSNPDCDSAELLRLLLYYTSTLRKEVQALGLMVLVDTRRAAPVPALFSALRSLQDNIPGSVHSVLLLVNKDSSLHVDKPAGAQVEVLSSLKAIHKQVDVQQLPEEFGGSLSFSQSSWLCFRSRVDQLTAQCEDVIKLLQKTISILQSTPVPAAAQDAELLLSRYKAVMCSILEDSRLVQLQQEGGASLSRLRREESAISVTEEYRAAVEEVSSLYDEVDELLHRLVTLSNSKTQELHFILDFRSLEEGFTQVMAWLQDVGEVRLKSLNQPEDSLDLLTRKQQDFKDFHTEAYERCRHGEELLSRLESWGELSSADLRPYEVKVHSFWAQLQDFSQRVRTTGQNLERTVALYRFLDQAYGWALEGMRHLAGVSMDDCTLPNKCQAVIGCLEEYHRQHPPIPDERFQEMKAAAGELRGERGLCQWSFAWSKCQETKRMFDRKMEAALRTRDSAHRRSFASSRRSSFSSSCSPEEDALTSSPPRNYSSHSLLPITSTPAPTSSSTAQHTLLLRHLLRSSSSKDPADRAEVCSSSPSLPHLGSSASFTPSTYSSSSSSSLSSSRRQQLRKTQSFDCPSTPEAPRYCPCPRALSEPAHRGNTGVFIRGLEVSSAEAADHTLCPRTGAHGWAGKGLRSPGTPGKPRTTGTTRSPAESRPRGSKLRHVVEEMVTTEREYVRSLQYIIHHYFPEMDRADLPQDLRGKRSAVFGNLEKLLDFHSQFFLRELEACWKHPLRVPHCFLRHQEQFSLYALYSKNKPKSDALLAHHGNFFRMKQVELGDKMDLSSYLLKPVQRMSKYALLLTDLMKEVGVAQEAELAALQAATDMVKFQLRHGNDLLAMDAIRDCDVNLKEQGQLIRQDEFTVWTGRRKCQRHVFLFEELVLFSKPKKVDGGLDVFIYKQSFKTADVGLTESAGDSGLRFEIWFRRRTSKNQTFILQPASVNTKQAWTADIARILWTQATRNKEMRLKEMVSMGVGNKPFLDIQPSDAAISDRAVHYIMKHRGARTRASIAVSVFDHSNPFKRGVVTSDPPTSGPSSSSLLGPLNLHMYSQALPSSSPAESSYITSCIEEDEQEHETSSQPSMTTESSGSSSRCLSGSTGSDSGCVSSNLQEALPEETSPHSIHCSSSNNKQHLKYNSPKAAPIISPATIV from the exons CAGTCCATCAGCCTGCAGCACCGGACCAGCACCAGCACACACTCCTCCTGGACCTCCACCCAGCCCATCTCACACACCGGGCTCAAGGAGAACATCAAGGAGAACCTGAAGCAGGACTCATCCGTCATCCTCAcccctgtctcctcctcttcatcttctgctcctcctgaaGGAGGGGGAACCTCAGAGGAGCACAGAGGAGGTACTGAATCAAACAGGAGTCCAAACACTGAGCCAGCAGAGAGCACAGaactgagagaggaggaggaggagagggaggaggaaagggaggtgATGGTGTCAGTTAATGAAGgtagagagaaggagaaacaagAGTCTAGAAAGGATGAAAATGTACTGCTGCACACTGccgaggagggaggagagaaggaggaggaagaagagaaggaaagtaTAGAGACTgagggagaggatgaggcaGAGCAGGTGGAGGTAAAGGAGGAGGTTCAAGTTATAATCGTGCAGCAGAGTCATGAAAGAacgcaggaagaggaggtgatgaaagaagaggagagaggaggtgaacgACTGCACAAAGATGAGAAAACTGACTCatgtagaaacacacactctcaggactcttattttgaaaaccatgcactacaaacacaaactaaagacatttattttgaaaacacactgcaaacgCACTCTGAGGACTCTAATTTTGAAAGAACGAGACCACAGGCACCACTAGAAGACTCTTTTTGTGAAAggaacatacaaacacacactgaggactCTTTTTGTGAAAggaacatacaaacacactctgaggactcttattgtgaaaggaacatacaaacacacactgaggactCTTATTGTGAAAAGAACACACTACAAACTTACTCTGAGGactcttattgtgaaaggaACACACTACAAACTTACTCTGAGGactcttattgtgaaaggaACACACTACAAACTCACTCTGAGGactcttattgtgaaaggaacacactacaaacacactctgaggactcttattgtgaaaggaACACACTACAAACTCACTCTGAGGactcttattgtgaaaggaACACACTACAAACTCACTCTGAGGactcttattgtgaaaggaACACACTACAAACTCACTCTGAGGactcttattgtgaaaggaACACACTACAAACTCACTCTGAGGactcttattgtgaaaggaacatgcaaacacactctgaggactcttattgtgaaaggaacatacaaacacacactgaggactCTTATTGTGAAAAGAACACACTACAAACTTACTCTGAGGactcttattgtgaaaggaacacactacaaacacactctgaggactcttattgtgaaaggaACACACTACAAACTCACTCTGAGGactcttattgtgaaaggaACACAGTACAAACTCACTCTGAGGactcttattgtgaaaggaACACACGACAAACTCACTCTGAGGactcttattgtgaaaggaacatgcaaacacactctgaggactcttattgtgaaaggaacatgcaaacacactctgaGGACTCTACACTCAACACACCATCAAAGGAGTCTGAAAATGGACAGGACACACaagagaagaagatggaggaggaagacaaagaggaggaggagaagagcagcTGTGAGGAGGTTGGTGGAGGAAGAACTGCAGATCTTCGGACTGAAG ACTTAAGCCGTCAGCTGACTCCTGTCCAGTCACATGATCCCGGtccaacagaaccagaaccagcagcagcctTTCCACAGCTGGACCTGTCAGCTGCTCCCACAGGCCGTGTCCAGTCCTCCCAGCCCTGCTTCTACAGAGTGCTACTGAGCTCTGGCGCCCTCTGTCTGCCAG GAACCAGAGACCGGAGTGGTCGAGCCCTGCTGACGGTCTGTACCAGAAACACCGTGTGGTCGAACCCCGACTGTGACAGCGCCGAGCTGCTCCGTCTTCTGCTGTACTACACCTCCACCCTCAG GAAGGAGGTGCAAGCGTTGGGGCTGATGGTGCTGGTGGACACCCGCAGAGCCGCTCCGGTTCCCGCCCTGTTCTCCGCCCTGCGGTCCCTCCAG gatAACATCCCAGGCTCGGTCCACTCTGTGTTACTGCTGGTCAACAAGGACTCGTCTCTCCATGTGGACAAACCTGCAGGCGCTCAG gtggaggtgttgaGCTCTCTGAAGGCGATTCACAAACAGGTGGATGTTCAGCAGCTTCCTGAAGAGTTTGGAGGATCTCTGAGCTTCAGTCAGAGCAGCTGGCTGTGCTTCAGATca AGGGTGGATCAGCTCACCGCTCAGTGTGAGGACGTCATCAAGCTGCTGCAGAAAACCATCAGCATCCTGCAGAGCACACCTGTACCTGCTGCAGCTCAG GATGCCGAGCTGCTGTTGTCGAGGTACAAGGCGGTGATGTGCAGCATCCTCGAAGACAGCCGATtggttcagctgcagcaggagggCGGAGCCTCGCTGTCACGGCTCCGCAGAGAGGAGAGCGCCATCAGCGTGACGGAGGAGTACCGGGCGGCGGTGGAGGAGGTGTCGAGTCTGTACGACGAGGTGGACGAGCTGCTGCACCGCCTGGTGACCCTGTCCAACTCCAAGACCCAGGAGCTCCACTTCATCCTGGACTTCAGGAGCCTGGAGGAGGGCTTCACCCAG GTGATGGCGTGGCTGCAGGACGTCGGCGAGGTCCGTCTGAAGAGTCTGAACCAACCCGAGGACTCTCTGGACCTGCTGACTCGGAAACAACAGGACTTCAAAGACTTCCACACCGAGGCATAc GAGCGCTGTCGTCATGGCGAGGAGTTGCTGAGTCGTCTGGAGAGTTGGGGCGAGCTGTCGTCAGCTGACCTTCGACCCTATgaggtcaaagttcattctttcTGGGCTCAGCTGCAGGACTTCTCTCAGCGGGTCAGAACCACGGGCCAGAACCTCGAGCGGACCGTCGCTCTCTACCGCTTTTTAGATCAG GCCTATGGCTGGGCGTTGGAGGGCATGCGTCACTTAGCTGGAGTCAGTATGGATGACTGCACACTGCCCAACAAATGccaggctgtgattggctgcctGGAGGAGTACCACCGCCAGCACCCACCAATCCCAGATGAGCGCTTCCAGGAGATGAAGGCGGCGGCGGGCGAGCTGCGCGGCGAGCGAGGCCTCTGTCAGTGGAGCTTCGCCTGGTCCAAGTGTCAGGAGACCAAGAGGATGTTTGACAGGAAGATGGAGGCGGCGCTAAGGACCAGAGACTCCGCCCACCGCAGGAGCTTCGCCTCCTCCAGGAGGTCCTCCTTCTCGTCCTCCTGCTCCCCAGAGGAGGATgccctcacctcctctccacctcgGAACTactcctctcactctctgctcccCATCACCTCCACCCCTGCTCCTACTTCCTCCTCCACTGCTCAGCACACTCTGCTCCTCCGCCATCTGCTCCGCAGCTCCTCCTCCAAGGACCCAGCCGACCGGGCAGAGGTCTGCTCCTCCAGTCCCAGCCTGCCCCACCTGGGCTCCTCGGCCAGCTTCACCCCCTCcacctactcctcctcctcctcctcctcgttatCCTCCAGCAGGCGGCAACAGCTGAGGAAGACTCAGAGCTTCGACTGCCCCTCCACCCCCGAGGCGCCGCGGTACTGCCCGTGTCCTCGCGCCCTCAGTGAGCCGGCGCACAGAGGAAACACGGGCGTGTTCATCCGCGGCCTGGAGGTGAGCAGCGCAGAGGCCGCCGACCACACTCTGTGCCCCAGGACAGGTGCTCACGGCTGGGCAGGGAAGGGGCTGCGCAGCCCCGGGACACCTGGGAAACCCAGAACCACCGGGACCACCAGGAGCCCGGCAGAGTCCAGACCCAGAGGGAG taAGCTCCGTCACGTGGTGGAGGAGATGGTGACCACAGAGAGGGAGTACGTCCGCTCTCTGCAGTACATCATCCATCACTACTTCCCTGAGATGGACCGGGCTGACCTTCCTCAGGACCTGAGGGGGAAACGCTCCGCCGTGTTCGGGAACCTGGAGAAGCTTCTGGACTTCCACAGTCAGTTCTTCCTCCGAGAGCTGGAGGCCTGCTGGAAACACCCGCTGAGAGTCCCACACTGCTTCCTGAGACAc CAGGAGCAGTTCAGTCTGTACGCTCTCTACAGTAAGAACAAACCAAAGTCTGACGCTCTGCTAGCTCACCACGGGAACTTCTTCAGG atGAAGCAGGTGGAGCTCGGCGATAAGATGGACCTGTCTTCGTACCTGTTGAAGCCGGTGCAGAGGATGAGTAAGTACGCTCTGCTCCTCACTGACCTCATGAAGGAGGTGGGCGTGGCTCAGGAGGCGGAGCTTGCAGCGCTGCAGGCTGCCACCGACATGGTGAAGTTCCAGCTTCGCCACGGCAACGACCTGCTGGCCATGGACGCCATCCGAGACTGTGAC GTGAACCTGAAGGAGCAGGGTCAGCTGATCCGACAGGACGAGTTCACGGTCTGGACCGGGAGGAGGAAATGTCAGCGCCACGTCTTCCTGTTCGAGGAGCTCGTCCTCTTCAGTAAACCCAAGAAGGTGGATGGAGGGCTGGACGTGTTCATCTACAAGCAGTCCTTCAAG ACAGCAGACGTAGGTCTGACAGAGTCCGCCGGGGACTCCGGGCTGCGCTTTGAGATCTGGTTCAGAAGGAGGACGTCCAAGAATCAGACCTTCATCCTGCAGCCCGCCAGCGTCAACACCAAACAAGCCTGGACCGCCGACATCGCCAGAATCCTCTGGACCCAGGCCACCAGGAACAAAG AGATGCGTCTGAAGGAGATGGTGTCGATGGGCGTGGGAAACAAACCGTTTCTGGACATTCAGCCGAGTGATGCAGCCATCAGCGACCGAGCTGTTCATTACATCATGAAACacagag GTGCCAGAACACGGGCATCCATCGCCGTCTCTGTATTCGATCACTCCAACCCGTTCAAACGAGGAGTCGTGACCTCCGACCCCCCAACCTCAGGACCATCTTCATCCAGCCTGCTGGGACCGCTCAACCTGCACATGTACAG TCAAGCCCTCCCCTCGTCGTCTCCTGCTGAGAGCTCTTACATCACTTCCTGTATCGAGGAGGACGAGCAGGAGCACGAGACCAGCAGCCAGCCCTCCATGA CCACGGAGAGTTCTGGTTCATCATCTCGATGTCTCTCCGGCTCCACCGGCTCCGACAGCGGCTGCGTCTCTTCCAACCTCCAGGAGGCGCTGCCCGAAGAGACCAGCCCTCACAGCAtacactgctcctcctctaaCAACAAACAGCACCTCAAGTACAATTCACCT AAAGCAGCTCCGATCATCAGCCCAGCCACCATTGTGTAA